The following proteins are co-located in the Actinomycetota bacterium genome:
- a CDS encoding sugar transferase encodes MPRVRHRQRAVVAGGQRRAGARRPGTRAGPARGPARDPRRVGRRRRRVIEGATPRQGAEIARLESAEPVRLPWQKVAFDVAVALAVLLLTSPLWLVVVVAELLDALLVPADRGAPFYTEVRISAGRPFRLVKFRILRASAITRIREDGAVPKAMENEPGNLTAVGRALKKTGLDELPQLLVILGGAMSLVGPRPKPPAEYEAERRAQGSERRTVIRAGLTGPAQLLKGTARTPADELLADLRYIDLVRHASGWRVLAEDVRLAWRTVLLMLRMTGE; translated from the coding sequence ATGCCGCGGGTTCGACACCGGCAGCGTGCAGTCGTGGCTGGAGGCCAACGTCGCGCTGGCGCTCGACGACCCGGGACTCGGGCCGGGCCTGCGCGAGGGCCTGCGCGCGATCCTCGGCGAGTAGGTCGCAGGCGGCGCCGCGTGATCGAGGGCGCGACACCACGGCAGGGCGCCGAGATCGCGCGGCTCGAGTCGGCCGAGCCGGTCCGGCTGCCGTGGCAGAAGGTGGCGTTCGACGTGGCCGTCGCGCTCGCCGTGCTGCTGCTCACCTCGCCGCTGTGGCTCGTGGTGGTCGTCGCCGAGCTGCTCGATGCGCTCCTCGTGCCAGCGGACCGGGGCGCGCCGTTCTACACGGAGGTGCGCATCTCGGCCGGCCGCCCGTTCCGCCTGGTCAAGTTCCGCATCCTGCGCGCGTCGGCGATCACGCGGATACGCGAGGACGGCGCGGTGCCCAAGGCGATGGAGAACGAGCCGGGCAACCTCACGGCCGTCGGCCGGGCGCTGAAGAAGACCGGCCTCGACGAGCTGCCGCAGCTGCTGGTGATCCTCGGCGGCGCGATGTCGCTCGTCGGCCCGCGGCCGAAGCCGCCCGCGGAGTACGAGGCCGAGCGCCGCGCTCAGGGCAGCGAGCGCCGCACGGTCATCCGGGCGGGGCTCACCGGGCCCGCGCAGTTGCTCAAGGGGACCGCGCGTACGCCCGCCGACGAGCTGCTGGCGGACCTGCGCTACATCGACCTGGTGCGGCACGCGTCCGGCTGGCGGGTGCTCGCCGAGGATGTCCGGCTCGCGTGGCGCACGGTGCTGCTCATGCTGCGGATGACGGGGGAGTGA
- a CDS encoding type II toxin-antitoxin system VapC family toxin: MSTRCSTTTTRRAASSNGRTGLRTLLIDSSVLIAGAVPGDGRRADAATALTAYRGRHMRVPVSILAETMGFILRRAGVHHQRVFWDAFMRSGIELVPADQDLIGHARDIDRAYSDVGLCFADCTLLAACETLRCDTVLSFDRRLAVYKPSFARELTVLP, translated from the coding sequence GTGTCGACGAGGTGCTCGACGACTACTACGCGCCGGGCGGCCTCTTCGAACGGGAGAACGGGCTTGCGGACACTGCTGATTGACTCCTCGGTCCTCATCGCCGGCGCGGTTCCGGGAGACGGGAGGCGAGCGGATGCCGCGACGGCATTGACTGCGTATCGCGGGCGGCACATGCGCGTGCCGGTCTCGATCCTCGCCGAGACCATGGGATTCATCCTGCGCCGGGCGGGGGTCCATCACCAGCGCGTGTTCTGGGATGCGTTCATGCGCTCGGGGATAGAGCTCGTGCCGGCGGACCAGGACCTGATCGGGCACGCGCGTGACATCGACCGAGCGTACTCGGATGTCGGGCTGTGCTTCGCCGACTGCACGCTGCTCGCCGCGTGCGAGACGCTGCGATGCGACACGGTGCTGAGCTTCGACCGGAGGCTGGCGGTCTACAAGCCGTCGTTCGCCAGGGAGCTCACGGTCCTGCCGTAG
- a CDS encoding ribbon-helix-helix protein, CopG family: MKKTMIYLPDDLHRYLVREAGERGVSMAEVVREAVAEYKTQRHAEKGVVGIEALIGCLDGEGLEFPADSSMSVDEVLDDYYAPGGLFERENGLADTAD, translated from the coding sequence ATGAAGAAGACGATGATCTACCTCCCGGACGATCTGCACCGCTATCTCGTTCGCGAGGCGGGCGAACGCGGCGTGTCGATGGCCGAGGTGGTGCGGGAGGCGGTCGCGGAGTACAAGACGCAGCGGCACGCCGAGAAGGGGGTCGTCGGGATCGAAGCGCTCATCGGGTGTCTCGACGGCGAGGGGCTCGAGTTCCCCGCGGACAGCTCGATGAGTGTCGACGAGGTGCTCGACGACTACTACGCGCCGGGCGGCCTCTTCGAACGGGAGAACGGGCTTGCGGACACTGCTGATTGA
- a CDS encoding winged helix-turn-helix transcriptional regulator produces MAEKRGAAPVDTDDYRSMRALEEIERNPNVSQRELASSLGVALGIANSLVHALVRKGLVKIRGDNNRTISYHLTKRGAAHKATLAMQWTVNTIDFYRQARQTVSAGLARIAEAGHPRIALLGANELAEIAIIVAPETPAEIVCVVRHAGTYVDRDVMLGVPLTDAAGVAAAGARCGVICLDPAKAEFAEMLAAFEAAAPGLPVYVPSGEPLAGGVVDDEE; encoded by the coding sequence ATGGCCGAGAAGCGCGGCGCCGCGCCCGTCGACACCGACGACTACCGCAGCATGCGTGCGCTCGAGGAGATCGAGCGCAACCCGAACGTCTCACAGCGTGAGCTCGCATCGTCGCTCGGCGTGGCGCTCGGCATCGCGAACTCGCTCGTGCATGCGCTCGTGCGCAAGGGGCTGGTCAAGATCCGCGGCGACAACAACCGCACCATCAGCTATCACCTCACCAAACGCGGCGCCGCGCACAAGGCCACGCTCGCGATGCAGTGGACCGTCAACACAATCGACTTCTACCGTCAGGCACGGCAGACCGTCTCGGCCGGCCTGGCGCGCATCGCCGAGGCGGGACACCCGCGCATCGCGCTTCTCGGCGCCAACGAGCTCGCGGAGATCGCGATCATCGTCGCGCCCGAGACCCCTGCCGAGATCGTGTGCGTGGTGCGGCACGCGGGCACATACGTCGACCGCGACGTCATGCTCGGCGTCCCGCTCACTGACGCCGCCGGTGTGGCGGCCGCCGGCGCGCGGTGCGGCGTCATCTGCCTCGACCCCGCCAAGGCCGAGTTCGCCGAGATGCTGGCCGCGTTCGAGGCGGCCGCCCCCGGTCTGCCCGTGTACGTGCCCAGCGGCGAGCCGCTCGCGGGCGGTGTCGTCGACGACGAGGAGTGA